Proteins encoded within one genomic window of Ranitomeya variabilis isolate aRanVar5 chromosome 4, aRanVar5.hap1, whole genome shotgun sequence:
- the RPL38 gene encoding large ribosomal subunit protein eL38 — MPRKIEEIKDFLLTARRKDAKSVKIKKNKDNVKFKVRCSKYLYTLVITDKEKAEKLKQSLPPGLSVKELK, encoded by the exons ATG CCTCGCAAAATTGAAGAGATCAAAGATTTCCTGCTTACAGCCAGGAGAAAGGATGCCAAGT CTGTCAAGATCAAGAAGAACAAGGACAATGTGAAGTTCAAGGTTCGCTGCAGCAAATACCTGTACACACTGGTCATCACAGACAAAGAGAAGGCCGAGAAGCTGAAACAGTCCCTACCTCCTG GTCTGTCCGtgaaagaactgaagtaa